GGAAATGTTTTTTTCCGCGCAGATTTGTTTAATGGCGATTCGAGCATCTTCTGTAAGCATATTTTTTGAAAAAAGCTTTAAATTTCCTGATTTATCGCTTTTTTGTTAATTTAATAAAAAAAGCCAGTTTATTCATAAACCAGCCTATTTTTAAATTATCACAAAGCGCGTTCTTTGGCAAGCGATTTCGGTGTCTTGCTAAAAAATAGTCTTTATGTTAAGCTAAGCAAAGTAAAATATTAATCGAAACCGATTTTGTCATTTTTGAACCATCAATAAACCTCTCGGTTTATTGCAAAACCGGACCAGATTTCATTATGATTGAACAGCACTATGAGTTGCTTTACATTATTCCCGTAAAATTCGTCGGCGAAGAACAGGACAAAATAATGGAAAAAGCGACCGCAATCGTCAAAGACAACGGAGGAGAAATCACCAAGAACGTAATTTTCAGCAAGCAAAGATTGGCGTACCCTATCGCGCAAGTCCATCAAGGCACTTACGTGATCATCGAATTCGACGCGAAAACATCGGACGTGCAAAAAATGCATGAAGTTTTAGCGTTGACGCCGGAAGTTTTAAGGCACATGATCGTGACTAAAAAGAAGATGACGGCCGAAGAGATCATGGCGCAAAACAGCAAAAAAGAGCGCATCGCTCAATCGGAGAAAAAGGAAAAGGAGCAAGACATTCAAAAGAAAGTCGAAGAAGTTCATGCGGAAGTCAAAGAAAGTCCGAAAGAATCCAAAAAAGACAAATTAAGTTTGGAGGATTTGGATAAAAAATTGGATGAGATATTAAAAGACGATATTTCCGGAGTTTAAATA
The genomic region above belongs to Candidatus Bipolaricaulota bacterium and contains:
- the rpsF gene encoding 30S ribosomal protein S6 yields the protein MIEQHYELLYIIPVKFVGEEQDKIMEKATAIVKDNGGEITKNVIFSKQRLAYPIAQVHQGTYVIIEFDAKTSDVQKMHEVLALTPEVLRHMIVTKKKMTAEEIMAQNSKKERIAQSEKKEKEQDIQKKVEEVHAEVKESPKESKKDKLSLEDLDKKLDEILKDDISGV